One Sciurus carolinensis chromosome 10, mSciCar1.2, whole genome shotgun sequence genomic window carries:
- the LOC124994271 gene encoding LOW QUALITY PROTEIN: UDP-glucuronosyltransferase 2B17-like (The sequence of the model RefSeq protein was modified relative to this genomic sequence to represent the inferred CDS: inserted 2 bases in 1 codon), giving the protein MSTKMTAIQLLLQLSSYFDSGSCGKVLVWTMEFSHWINMKAILEELTQRGCEVTVLKPSVSIFVGGDNSSAIKFESYPSSISRKYLENLNNKSISVMVYEIQKQNFWFELFNEKRWNQFYXEILGPPTALSETMAKADIWLIHTYWDLEFPHPSLPNVDFVGGLHCRPAKPLPKWLVGILSLLRALTQVKGTSDWRNLEAEEDTEKCGCGSQSERTCRTLSEGRSRGVKELRGTTKVVERARGGSGAGKEEVSGDPV; this is encoded by the exons ATGTCTACAAAAATGACTGCAATTCAGCTGCTGTTACAGCTGAGTAGTTACTTTGATTCTGGAAGTTGTGGAAAGGTGCTGGTGTGGACAATGGAATTCAGCCATTGGATCAACATGAAAGCAATACTGGAGGAGCTCACACAGAGGGGGTGTGAGGTGACTGTTTTGAAACCTTCAGTTTCCATTTTTGTGGGTGGAGATAACTCATCTGCCATTAAATTTGAGAGCTATCCATCAtcaatttccagaaaatatttagagaatCTTAATAATAAATCCATCAGTGTAATGGTTTATGAGATACAAAAacaa aacttttggtttGAATTATTTAATGAGAAGAGATGGAATCAGTTTTA TGAAATCCTAG GACCACCCACTGCATTGTCGGAGACAATGGCAAAAGCAGATATCTGGCTCATTCACACCTACTGGGATTTGGAATTTCCTCACCCAAGCCTACCAAATGTTGATTTTGTTGGAGGACTCCACTGCAGACCTGCCAAACCTCTGCCTAAG TGGCTTGTGGGGATCCTGAGTCTCTTGAGAGCTCTCACACAGGTCAAAGGAACCAGTGACTGGAGGAACCTGGAAGCTGAAGAGGACACTGAAAAGTGTGGCTGTGGGTCACAGAGTGAGAGAACTTGTAGGACCTTGAGTGAGGGCAGGTCAAGGGGTGTGAAGGAGCTGAGGGGAACTACGAAGGTGGTTGAAAGAGCAAGGGGAGGGAGTGGTGCTGGGAAGGAAGAGGTCTCAGGGGATCCAGTGTAA